The Quercus robur chromosome 7, dhQueRobu3.1, whole genome shotgun sequence genome has a segment encoding these proteins:
- the LOC126690999 gene encoding uncharacterized protein LOC126690999, whose product MKRQGELDLVERVGDDDGEEDGYDAVVVGSGYGGSVAACRMSMAGIKVCLLEKGKRWEAQDFPTDSLKIMSNVRMESQKLGLRFGPEDALFQVHEQNDSVAVVACGLGGGSLVNAGVTVPTPVRARRNPKWPKDWERDWDICEASAAAMLRIQSVPIQFPAVKVFGEIAEEQIEQCFETSVKLSINFDLEEPMANSKTPQRMGSCVACGNCLSGCPYDAKSSTDKNYLVSAIQAYFPSLLILLINYILIYFSQESSMDIKLLLRF is encoded by the exons atgaagagacAAGGAGAGCTAGACTTAGTAGAAAGGGttggtgatgatgatggagaagaAGATGGTTATGATGCAGTTGTTGTTGGGTCTGGTTATGGTGGCTCTGTTGCTGCATGTAGGATGTCAATGGCAGGAATTAAGGTGTGTTTATTAGAGAAAGGCAAGAGATGGGAAGCTCAGGATTTCCCAACTGATAGCTTGAAGATCATGTCCAATGTGAGGATGGAGAGCCAGAAATTAGGCCTCAGATTTGGCCCAGAAGATGCTCTATTCCAg GTACATGAACAAAATGACTCTGTAGCAGTAGTGGCCTGTGGGCTTGGTGGAGGTTCACTTGTGAATGCAGGAGTGACAGTGCCAACCCCAGTTCGTGCTAGAAGGAACCCAAAGTGGCCAAAAGATTGGGAAAGGGATTGGGATATCTGTGAAGCTTCTGCTGCTGCCATGCTGAGAATACAAAGTGTTCCCATCCAGTTTCCTGCTGTGAAAGTCTTTGGAGAAATAGCTGAAGAACAGATTGAACAATGTTTTGAGACTTCAGTGAAGCTAAGCATAAATTTTGATCTTGAAGAGCCAATGGCTAATTCAAAGACACCTCAGCGAATGGGCAGCTGTGTGGCCTGTGGAAACTGTCTTTCTGGTTGTCCTTATGATGCCAAAAGTTCTACAGACAAAAATTATCTAGTTTCAGCAATCCAGGCATATTTTCCATCACTTCTTatattgttaataaattatattttaatttacttCAGTCAAGAAAGTTCCATGGATATAAAATTGCTTCTCAGATTTTGA